The nucleotide window AGGCAGTTTTGCCCCTCCCTCCCTGCCATGGCCGCGATTCAGGATCACAACTATCTGAGACTGTGCGCGGAACTGGCCAGCTGCCTCAGCATCAGCCAATCTGCAGCCCGTCGAAGAGTGGAACACGAAGCGGCGCGATCTGGTGCGAAAGATCTCACTGCCCGTCTTCAGGTGGCTTCCAATCTGCTTGAGCAGGCCAAGAAGGAAGCAACCTCGGGAGAAGCACTCGATCAATTGCTGGAGGCTCAACCCATCGATCAGCACTTCATGCTCGAAGACTGAGCCAATCGCCAGGATCAGTGCTCGAAGGTATTCACGAAACGGAAGCGATCGAGATCCGACATCACAGGAATGCACTGGAAGCAGCTCTGGGCCAGTTCCCAGCGCCCTTCGCGGCGCAACATGACCTCTAACTGCCGCCGAGCGGCGAGCAGGTAACGGGCATCGTTGGCTGCATAAGCCAGTTGAACATCGGTGAGTTCATCAACCCGACCCCAATCGCTGCTTTGAGCTTGTTTATCGAGTTCGACTCCCACAAGCTCCATCACCAGATCCTTTAGTCCATGCCGCGGGGTGTAGGTGCGGGCCAGACGGCTGCCGACCTTCGTGCAGAAAAGAGGATTCACCCTGATTCCCAGCCCGGTGGCCAGGGCCGCGACATCGAACCGGGCGAAATGGAACACCTTCTCGATCGTTGTGGCTTCCATCAGCGCTTTGAGACGGGGGGCTTCCGTCTGCCCCAGGGCAATCCGGATACACGCCACCTGGTCCTTGTCATCACAGATCTGAACCAGGCACAACCGGTCGCGACCATGAATCAGACCCATGGCTTCGGTATCCACGGCCAGAGCTGTCGACCGTGCGTAACGCTCCGACCACTCCTCATTCAGATCGCCGTCGAGGACAACGAAGGCATGGGGCTCGCTGGGGATCTCAGCCATGGCTGACCACTCGAATCACGCTGAACATTCACCACTCTGACCGCTGAAGAGACGAACTTTCTCCCACTGCTTGAAAATCAGAATGAGACTGAGTTAGATAAAAACGAGACAGCAGCGTCTCATGCTCTCCCATCGCAAACCCACACGCGCCTGCCTAGCCGACATCGAGCACTACTTCCAGCAGCCACCTCCGCAATTTCTGGATCTTGAACTCGCAGTGTGCTGGGTTCTGGCCTGTCTTCTGCAAAGCGACAACTATCCATCAGGCCTGCTTCAGCAACTTCAAAAAGACCACCCCCAGCTGCGTCTTTCCGAAACGGTTCTCCATCAAGCCGTTGACTTCCTAGAACGCCAGGGGATGCTCGATTGCTACACAAAACGCTGTCCCAGCAGGGGCCGTCCCCGTCGCATGCTCCATTTGCATCAGGACGCCCGCGATCAGGCCGAGCGACTGATGAAGCCATGGACGCGCTGGCTCCACGAGCATGCGCCGATCACCACTTAGAACGGTCTCCAGTGCCCTTGGCGG belongs to Synechococcus sp. WH 7805 and includes:
- a CDS encoding ribonuclease D, which encodes MAEIPSEPHAFVVLDGDLNEEWSERYARSTALAVDTEAMGLIHGRDRLCLVQICDDKDQVACIRIALGQTEAPRLKALMEATTIEKVFHFARFDVAALATGLGIRVNPLFCTKVGSRLARTYTPRHGLKDLVMELVGVELDKQAQSSDWGRVDELTDVQLAYAANDARYLLAARRQLEVMLRREGRWELAQSCFQCIPVMSDLDRFRFVNTFEH
- a CDS encoding helix-turn-helix transcriptional regulator — encoded protein: MLSHRKPTRACLADIEHYFQQPPPQFLDLELAVCWVLACLLQSDNYPSGLLQQLQKDHPQLRLSETVLHQAVDFLERQGMLDCYTKRCPSRGRPRRMLHLHQDARDQAERLMKPWTRWLHEHAPITT